From Gemmatimonadaceae bacterium, the proteins below share one genomic window:
- a CDS encoding D-2-hydroxyacid dehydrogenase, producing the protein MTSTISTSDSAGRLVVIDLTSTSRNWALREGGEAHLRAAAPPGWRTYFVSAATISDGDGSPTPSAEALAAITEAEVYFGFGISRPLFAAGRRLRWVHSATAGMGSLLFPEMVASDVLLTNSAGVHGPPIAESVLAGVLHFLRGLDVAVDQQRAGTWRKAFFVSGESPLREVADCRVLVIGAGGIGSEVATRFNALGATCVGVRRRPARGVPPGFSRVAGPDAIDAELPQADVVVVAAPFTGETSGLLDARRLDLLPANAIVVNVARGALVDEAALATRLAEGRLRGAVLDVFGEEPLAPSSPLWQLRSALLTPHVSAVSPLRFWPRQLALFVDNWNRYVRGEPLRNLVDKHAGY; encoded by the coding sequence ATGACGTCTACGATTTCCACGTCGGATAGCGCCGGCCGGCTCGTCGTCATCGACCTCACGTCGACGTCGCGGAACTGGGCGCTCAGGGAAGGTGGCGAGGCGCACCTTCGTGCCGCGGCTCCGCCGGGGTGGCGGACGTATTTCGTGAGCGCGGCGACGATATCTGACGGCGATGGGTCGCCCACGCCCAGCGCCGAGGCACTGGCCGCGATCACCGAGGCGGAGGTGTACTTCGGGTTCGGCATCTCGCGCCCGCTGTTCGCGGCGGGCCGCCGGCTGCGCTGGGTGCACTCGGCCACGGCCGGCATGGGGAGCCTGCTCTTTCCCGAAATGGTGGCGAGCGACGTGTTGCTCACCAATTCGGCGGGCGTGCACGGCCCGCCGATCGCCGAATCGGTATTGGCCGGTGTGCTCCACTTCCTGAGGGGACTGGACGTGGCGGTGGACCAGCAGCGAGCCGGGACGTGGCGCAAGGCGTTCTTCGTGTCGGGCGAATCCCCGCTGCGCGAGGTGGCGGACTGTCGCGTGCTGGTGATCGGCGCTGGCGGCATCGGGTCGGAAGTCGCGACGCGGTTCAACGCACTGGGGGCGACGTGCGTCGGCGTGCGGAGGCGGCCAGCGCGGGGCGTGCCGCCGGGTTTTTCGCGCGTAGCGGGGCCCGATGCGATCGACGCCGAACTGCCGCAGGCGGACGTGGTCGTGGTGGCGGCGCCGTTCACGGGGGAGACGAGTGGACTACTCGATGCGCGGCGGCTGGACCTGTTGCCCGCGAACGCGATCGTGGTGAACGTGGCGCGTGGGGCGCTGGTGGATGAGGCTGCGTTGGCCACGCGGCTGGCCGAGGGACGACTGCGGGGCGCGGTGCTGGACGTGTTCGGCGAGGAGCCCCTGGCGCCGTCGAGCCCGCTGTGGCAGCTTCGATCGGCGCTGCTCACCCCCCACGTTTCGGCCGTGTCCCCGCTGCGCTTCTGGCCTCGGCAACTGGCGCTGTTCGTGGACAACTGGAACCGCTATGTGCGGGGAGAGCCGTTGCGTAACCTCGTGGACAAACACGCCGGGTATTGA